A single window of Methylobacterium nodulans ORS 2060 DNA harbors:
- a CDS encoding M20 family metallopeptidase — protein MSRHDAIALATRHFDDGGFLATLQEAVARPTESQAPGQLPALTAYLTDLVAPAVARLGFTSRILDNPDGVHGPFLIAERREGEDLPTVLIYGHGDTVRGYPEQWREGLHPWRIVVEGERWYGRGTADNKGQHLVNLAALEAVMRARGGRLGFNTKLVIEMGEESGSPGLREICRAESRALAADLLIASDGPRVSAERPTIFLGSRGAFNFELIVNLREGGHHSGNWGGLLRNPGTVLANAIASLVDARGTILIDALRPPPIPEGVRAALADITVGGDPNAPAIDEGWGEPGLSPAERVFGWNALEVLAFKTGDPDGPLNAVPPSAKATLQLRFVVGTDWQNLIPAIRAHLDAHGFPMVEVRAARTEVFRATRLPVEDPWVAWALASIAESTGKRPALLPNLGGSLPNDAFSEILGLPTLWVPHSYPACSQHAPDEHLLGPMTREALGLMAGLFWDLGETGPAVLARRREAQGD, from the coding sequence ATGTCCCGACACGACGCCATCGCGCTGGCGACCCGGCATTTCGACGACGGCGGCTTCCTCGCCACCCTGCAGGAGGCCGTCGCGCGCCCGACCGAGAGCCAGGCGCCCGGCCAGCTCCCGGCGCTCACCGCCTATCTCACCGATCTCGTCGCGCCCGCCGTCGCGCGCCTCGGCTTCACGAGCCGCATCCTCGACAATCCCGATGGGGTGCACGGGCCCTTCCTGATCGCGGAGCGCCGCGAGGGCGAGGATCTCCCCACCGTGCTGATCTACGGCCACGGCGACACCGTGCGCGGCTACCCGGAGCAGTGGCGCGAGGGCCTGCATCCCTGGCGGATCGTGGTCGAGGGCGAGCGCTGGTACGGCCGCGGCACCGCCGACAACAAGGGCCAGCACCTCGTCAACCTCGCGGCGCTCGAGGCCGTGATGCGGGCCCGCGGCGGCCGCCTCGGCTTCAACACCAAGCTCGTCATCGAGATGGGCGAGGAATCGGGCTCCCCTGGCCTGCGCGAGATCTGCCGCGCGGAAAGCCGCGCGCTCGCCGCCGACCTGCTGATCGCCTCGGACGGGCCGCGGGTGAGCGCGGAGCGCCCGACGATCTTCCTCGGCTCGCGCGGCGCCTTCAACTTCGAGCTGATCGTGAACCTGCGCGAGGGCGGGCACCATTCGGGCAACTGGGGCGGGCTCCTGCGCAATCCCGGCACGGTGCTGGCGAATGCCATCGCGAGCCTGGTCGATGCCCGCGGCACGATCCTGATCGACGCCCTGCGCCCGCCGCCGATCCCGGAGGGCGTGCGCGCGGCGCTCGCCGACATCACGGTGGGCGGCGACCCGAACGCGCCGGCGATCGACGAGGGCTGGGGCGAGCCGGGCCTGAGCCCGGCCGAGCGGGTGTTCGGCTGGAACGCCCTTGAGGTGCTCGCCTTCAAGACCGGCGACCCGGACGGCCCGCTCAACGCGGTGCCGCCCTCCGCCAAGGCGACGCTGCAGCTGCGCTTCGTCGTCGGCACGGACTGGCAGAACCTCATCCCGGCGATCCGCGCGCATCTCGACGCCCACGGCTTCCCGATGGTGGAGGTGAGGGCCGCCCGCACGGAGGTGTTTCGGGCCACCCGCCTGCCGGTCGAGGACCCCTGGGTCGCCTGGGCCCTTGCCTCGATCGCCGAGAGCACCGGCAAGCGGCCGGCGCTGCTGCCCAATCTCGGCGGCTCGCTGCCGAACGACGCCTTCTCGGAGATCCTCGGCCTGCCGACCCTCTGGGTGCCGCATTCCTACCCGGCCTGCTCGCAGCACGCGCCCGACGAGCACCTGCTCGGGCCGATGACCCGCGAGGCGCTCGGGCTGATGGCCGGTCTGTTCTGGGATCTCGGCGAGACCGGCCCGGCCGTGCTCGCCCGCCGCAGGGAAGCGCAAGGGGACTGA
- a CDS encoding ABC transporter ATP-binding protein: MTEPVLRIRNLTLALPRGADRPFAVEDLSLDLMPGRILCVVGESGSGKSMSAYALTGLLPRGLRPTGGRIEFEGRDLLALDERGWRDLRGRRIAMVFQEPMTALNPVMRIGDQIAEMFEAHGLLSGPERRARAVALAAEVGLPDPETIVRAYPHQLSGGQRQRAMIAMALALEPSILVADEPTTALDVTTQAQILRLIRDLQQRRGMSVLFITHDFGVVADIADHVAVLQRGRLVESGTAREVLENPQHPYTRALLAAVPSLAPPERAPLHDEPVVLSAVGLTKTYATRTGLFGRPRVVAAVKEVAFDLRRGETLGLVGESGSGKSTTARLAIRLVEPDRGTVRLGPLDYTALGSASLRRERKRIQMIFQDPFASLNPRRTVEQIITAGPIAHGVPAWQARARARELLELVGLQASAAERYPNAFSGGQRQRIGIARALAMEPDVLVADEAVSALDVSVQAQVLRLLEELKQRLGIAMLFITHDLRVAATICDRIAVMHRGEIVEERRTAELFRAPAHPYTRSLLAAVPGLRLEEGRGAA; encoded by the coding sequence ATGACCGAGCCCGTCCTGCGCATCCGGAACCTGACGCTCGCCCTGCCCAGGGGCGCCGACCGTCCCTTCGCGGTCGAGGATCTCTCCCTCGACCTGATGCCGGGGCGCATCCTCTGCGTCGTCGGCGAGTCGGGCTCGGGCAAGTCGATGAGCGCCTACGCGCTCACCGGGCTCCTGCCCCGGGGCTTGCGGCCGACGGGCGGGCGCATCGAGTTCGAGGGGCGCGACCTCCTCGCCCTCGACGAGCGCGGCTGGCGGGACCTGCGCGGGCGGCGCATCGCCATGGTGTTCCAGGAGCCGATGACGGCGCTGAACCCCGTGATGCGCATCGGCGACCAGATCGCCGAGATGTTCGAGGCGCACGGGCTGCTGAGCGGGCCGGAGCGCCGCGCCCGCGCAGTGGCGCTCGCCGCCGAGGTGGGGCTGCCGGACCCCGAGACCATCGTGCGCGCCTATCCGCACCAGCTCTCGGGCGGGCAGCGGCAGCGGGCGATGATCGCCATGGCGCTCGCCCTCGAACCCTCGATCCTGGTGGCCGACGAGCCGACCACGGCGCTCGACGTCACCACCCAGGCGCAGATCCTGCGGCTGATCCGCGACCTGCAGCAGCGGCGAGGCATGAGCGTGCTGTTCATCACCCACGATTTCGGGGTGGTGGCCGACATCGCCGACCATGTGGCGGTGCTCCAGCGCGGCCGGCTCGTCGAATCCGGCACCGCCCGGGAGGTGCTGGAGAATCCGCAGCACCCCTATACCCGGGCGCTGCTCGCGGCGGTGCCGAGCCTCGCGCCGCCCGAGCGCGCGCCTCTCCACGATGAGCCGGTGGTGCTCTCGGCGGTCGGCCTGACCAAGACCTACGCCACCCGCACCGGCCTGTTTGGCCGCCCGCGGGTGGTCGCGGCCGTGAAGGAGGTGGCTTTCGACCTGCGGCGCGGCGAGACGCTGGGCCTCGTCGGCGAATCGGGCTCCGGCAAATCGACGACGGCGCGGCTCGCGATCCGGCTGGTCGAGCCCGATCGCGGCACCGTGCGCCTCGGCCCGCTCGACTACACGGCGCTCGGTTCCGCCTCGCTGCGCCGGGAGCGCAAGCGCATCCAGATGATCTTCCAGGATCCGTTCGCCTCCCTGAACCCCCGGCGCACCGTCGAGCAGATCATCACGGCCGGCCCGATTGCGCACGGCGTCCCGGCCTGGCAGGCCCGGGCGCGGGCGCGCGAGCTCCTCGAACTGGTCGGGCTCCAGGCGAGCGCCGCGGAGCGCTACCCCAACGCCTTCTCGGGGGGGCAGCGTCAACGCATCGGCATCGCCCGCGCGCTCGCCATGGAGCCGGATGTGCTCGTCGCCGACGAGGCGGTCTCGGCCCTCGACGTCTCGGTCCAGGCCCAGGTCCTGCGGCTCTTGGAGGAGCTGAAGCAGCGCCTCGGCATCGCGATGCTGTTCATCACCCACGACCTGCGCGTCGCCGCCACGATCTGCGATCGGATCGCGGTGATGCATCGCGGCGAGATCGTGGAGGAGCGGCGGACCGCGGAGCTTTTTCGGGCGCCCGCCCACCCCTACACCCGCTCCCTGCTCGCGGCCGTGCCAGGCCTGCGGCTCGAAGAGGGGCGGGGCGCCGCGTGA
- the modA gene encoding molybdate ABC transporter substrate-binding protein codes for MPKPLHALCAVGLLLGAQPARAADVTTVFAAASLKNALDAAGKAFTAKTGVTVRASYAASSALARQIEQGAPADLFGSADLEWMDYLAARKLIRPESRVNLLGNRLVVVAPRQAQVGEIAFTPEWFARALGADGRLATGEVGAVPIGKYAKAAFEKLGLWSSVGPRLAQTENVRAALALVSRGEAPLGVVYESDAKADPEVKIVGVFPAKSHPPVVYPFAITAEAKGDGAARFLAFLRTAAARPFFEEQGFRVVEAGRAGPSQ; via the coding sequence ATGCCGAAACCCCTTCACGCCCTCTGCGCCGTCGGCCTTCTCCTCGGCGCTCAGCCGGCCCGCGCCGCCGATGTGACGACCGTGTTCGCGGCGGCGAGCCTGAAGAACGCCCTCGACGCCGCCGGCAAGGCGTTCACGGCAAAGACCGGCGTCACGGTGCGGGCCAGCTACGCCGCGTCCTCGGCGCTCGCCCGTCAGATCGAGCAGGGTGCACCGGCCGATCTGTTCGGCTCGGCTGACTTGGAGTGGATGGATTATCTCGCCGCGCGCAAGCTGATCCGTCCCGAGAGCCGCGTGAACCTGCTCGGCAACCGGCTGGTGGTGGTGGCGCCCAGGCAGGCGCAGGTCGGCGAGATCGCCTTCACGCCGGAATGGTTCGCCCGCGCCCTCGGCGCCGACGGGCGTCTCGCTACGGGCGAGGTCGGCGCGGTGCCGATCGGCAAGTATGCCAAGGCCGCCTTCGAGAAGCTCGGCCTCTGGTCGTCGGTGGGGCCGCGTCTTGCTCAGACCGAGAATGTGCGGGCCGCCCTGGCGCTGGTCTCGCGCGGCGAGGCGCCCCTGGGGGTCGTCTACGAGAGCGACGCCAAGGCGGATCCGGAGGTCAAGATCGTGGGGGTGTTTCCGGCGAAGAGCCATCCGCCGGTGGTCTATCCCTTCGCGATCACGGCCGAGGCCAAGGGCGATGGCGCGGCGCGTTTCCTCGCCTTCCTGAGAACGGCGGCCGCCAGGCCCTTCTTCGAGGAGCAGGGATTCCGCGTGGTCGAGGCCGGCAGGGCCGGCCCGTCGCAGTAG
- a CDS encoding MarR family winged helix-turn-helix transcriptional regulator: protein MSSASRAAEAVTRLILDVFRANGALLAAGDRLVADLGLTSARWQVLGAVAMAEAPLSVAGIARAMGLTRQAVQRVADDLERAGHVRFAPNPHHQRSKLVLLTPQGEAAYRAAAERQGPWAEALAQDLDPAALALAAEVLRAVSRRLAETSPANQEAGS from the coding sequence GTGTCGTCAGCCTCCAGGGCGGCCGAGGCCGTCACGCGCCTGATCCTCGATGTGTTCCGCGCGAACGGCGCGCTCCTGGCCGCGGGCGACCGCCTGGTGGCCGATCTGGGGCTGACGAGCGCGCGCTGGCAGGTTCTGGGCGCGGTCGCCATGGCCGAGGCCCCGCTCTCGGTGGCGGGCATCGCGCGCGCGATGGGACTGACGCGGCAGGCGGTGCAGCGCGTCGCCGACGATCTCGAGCGCGCCGGGCACGTCCGCTTCGCGCCGAACCCGCATCACCAGCGCTCCAAGCTCGTGCTTCTGACGCCGCAGGGCGAGGCGGCCTACCGCGCCGCCGCCGAGCGCCAGGGACCCTGGGCGGAAGCCTTGGCGCAGGACCTCGATCCAGCTGCGCTCGCCCTCGCGGCCGAGGTGCTGCGCGCCGTCTCGCGCCGGCTGGCCGAGACCAGCCCGGCAAATCAGGAGGCAGGATCATGA
- a CDS encoding DUF1772 domain-containing protein, whose product MIVGGAALLAAAAFTGAAAYVNLVEQPARLHLAPDALLAQWKPSYARATRMQGSLALIAAALGVAAWFASSDGRWLLGAALSFANWPYTLVGVMPTNRTLMAIGPGDATEAVRDLVVRWGRLHAVRTGLGALAAATYLWALA is encoded by the coding sequence ATGATCGTCGGCGGCGCTGCCCTGCTCGCCGCCGCGGCCTTCACCGGGGCCGCGGCCTACGTCAACCTCGTCGAGCAGCCCGCGCGCCTGCACCTCGCGCCGGACGCGCTCCTCGCCCAGTGGAAACCGAGCTACGCGCGCGCCACGCGCATGCAGGGCTCCCTCGCCCTGATCGCAGCCGCCCTGGGCGTGGCGGCGTGGTTCGCATCGTCGGATGGGCGCTGGCTCCTCGGGGCAGCCCTCAGCTTCGCGAACTGGCCCTACACGCTGGTCGGGGTGATGCCGACGAACAGGACGCTGATGGCCATCGGGCCGGGCGACGCCACCGAGGCCGTCCGGGATCTGGTCGTCCGCTGGGGCCGATTGCACGCGGTCCGCACCGGCTTGGGAGCATTGGCGGCGGCGACGTATCTGTGGGCTCTGGCCTGA
- a CDS encoding low molecular weight protein-tyrosine-phosphatase, with translation MLDRKPAVLFVCLGNICRSPLAEAAFRQEAARAGLDAEVGSAGTGHWHVGEPADRRAQAVARRNGVDISAHRARQVDAADFMRFTHIVALDRDNLAVLQRLRPREGAALSLLLDHVPGRAGEAVADPYYGADAGFDTTWADVTEGARALVARLAP, from the coding sequence ATGCTCGACCGCAAACCCGCCGTCCTCTTCGTGTGCCTGGGCAATATCTGCCGCTCGCCGCTGGCGGAGGCGGCCTTCCGGCAGGAGGCGGCAAGAGCCGGGCTCGACGCGGAGGTGGGCTCGGCGGGCACCGGCCACTGGCATGTCGGCGAGCCGGCCGACCGGCGCGCGCAGGCGGTCGCCCGCCGCAACGGCGTCGACATCTCGGCGCATCGTGCCCGGCAGGTGGATGCCGCCGACTTCATGCGCTTCACGCACATCGTCGCGCTCGACCGCGACAATCTTGCGGTGCTTCAGCGGCTGCGGCCCCGGGAAGGTGCGGCGCTGTCCCTGCTCCTCGACCATGTGCCCGGCCGGGCGGGCGAGGCGGTGGCCGACCCCTATTACGGGGCGGATGCCGGCTTCGACACGACCTGGGCCGACGTCACGGAGGGCGCCCGCGCGCTCGTCGCGAGGCTCGCGCCATGA
- a CDS encoding fructosamine kinase family protein, with protein MTSLAEAGAALLGGRLAWAEPMGGGDLSSLLRIGLDDGREAVVKTGPDPLAEAAMLRAIRASGAPAPAVLGATTAILVMERLPASRADGADADLGRAVARLHAVTGESYGWEQDFSFGPVRIENGWSPDWPSFWGERRLLCHRPFLDPPLARRIEALAAALPERLPARPRPALLHGDLWGGNVLTEGGRVTGLIDPACYFGHAEVDLAMLALFGRPGPAFRAAYGQAEPGCADREPIYQLWPALVHLRLFGSGYRGMVERLLDVVQA; from the coding sequence ATGACCTCGCTCGCTGAAGCCGGGGCGGCCCTGCTCGGGGGCCGGCTCGCCTGGGCCGAACCGATGGGCGGCGGCGACTTGTCGAGCCTCCTGCGCATCGGGCTCGACGACGGACGCGAGGCGGTCGTGAAGACCGGGCCGGACCCGCTCGCCGAGGCCGCGATGCTGCGGGCCATCCGGGCGAGCGGCGCGCCGGCGCCAGCCGTGCTCGGCGCGACGACGGCCATCCTGGTGATGGAGCGGCTGCCCGCGAGCCGCGCAGACGGCGCCGACGCGGATCTCGGCCGCGCGGTGGCGCGGCTGCACGCCGTGACGGGCGAAAGCTACGGGTGGGAGCAGGACTTCTCCTTCGGGCCGGTCCGGATCGAGAACGGCTGGAGCCCGGACTGGCCGTCCTTCTGGGGCGAGCGGCGCCTGCTCTGCCACCGCCCCTTCCTCGACCCTCCGCTGGCGCGGCGCATCGAGGCCCTGGCCGCGGCTCTCCCGGAGCGGCTGCCGGCCCGGCCGCGACCGGCGCTGCTGCATGGCGATCTCTGGGGCGGCAACGTGCTGACGGAGGGGGGACGCGTCACCGGCCTGATCGATCCGGCCTGCTATTTCGGCCATGCGGAGGTCGATCTCGCCATGCTGGCGCTGTTCGGCCGCCCGGGCCCGGCCTTCCGGGCGGCCTACGGCCAAGCCGAGCCGGGCTGCGCCGACCGCGAGCCGATCTATCAACTCTGGCCGGCGTTGGTGCATCTGCGCCTGTTCGGATCCGGCTATCGGGGCATGGTCGAGCGGCTGCTCGATGTCGTGCAGGCCTGA
- a CDS encoding EAL domain-containing protein, with protein sequence MLVEGLARWTSPRLGPVPPSRFVPVAERCGLIHGLTLLLLDKALTDIRELPPEIGLSFNLSSHDLTSSDAVSEIIAAIRRSGVAPGRLTFELTETALLADLDAASRSISLLRSLGVRVALDDFGTGYSSLGYVHRLGLDKIKIDRSFVANVDTPIGEGIVKTILHLCENLGLECIAEGVETAEQRASLQAFGCRLIQGDLIGKPVPMRQLSAETGAAAPSPPAAVADAAQAA encoded by the coding sequence GTGCTGGTCGAGGGGCTGGCCCGCTGGACCAGCCCCAGGCTGGGTCCGGTCCCGCCGAGTCGATTCGTGCCGGTGGCCGAGCGCTGCGGCCTGATCCACGGGCTGACGCTGCTGTTGCTCGACAAGGCGCTCACCGACATCCGGGAGCTCCCGCCCGAGATCGGCCTCTCGTTCAACCTGTCGTCGCATGACCTGACATCATCGGACGCGGTGAGCGAGATCATCGCCGCCATCCGGCGCAGCGGCGTCGCGCCGGGCCGGCTGACATTCGAGCTGACTGAGACCGCGCTCCTGGCGGATCTGGACGCGGCCAGCCGGTCGATCAGCCTGCTCCGCTCCCTCGGCGTCAGGGTTGCCCTCGACGACTTCGGAACCGGCTATTCGAGCCTCGGCTACGTGCACCGGCTTGGGCTCGACAAGATCAAGATCGATCGCAGCTTCGTCGCCAACGTGGACACGCCGATCGGCGAGGGCATCGTGAAGACGATCCTTCACCTCTGCGAGAATCTGGGCCTGGAATGCATCGCCGAGGGCGTCGAGACGGCGGAGCAGCGCGCGTCCCTGCAGGCATTCGGATGCCGCCTGATCCAGGGCGACCTGATCGGCAAGCCCGTGCCGATGCGCCAGCTGTCGGCCGAGACGGGGGCGGCCGCACCGAGCCCCCCTGCGGCCGTTGCCGATGCGGCGCAAGCCGCGTGA
- a CDS encoding HD domain-containing protein produces MITIAHLAATALGDQLAAELKGTFGTSQAPLAETVGSVARLALECLANSDALYHDLEHTLLVTQVGLDILRGRTLLEPVTPADWAHLLVACLMHDIGYVRGLIRGDCPVNGYVIDETGARVTLARGASDAALTPYHVDRSKLFVKARLGGSALLDAERIAAAIEQTRFPAPPPRPDDDPTEEACLVRAADLIGQMGDPLYLRKANALFHEFEEAGTNARLGYTSPADLIERYPDFFWQSVSAHLGGALKYLEVTVSGRHWIASLQANVFRAERPSGGPPRGLP; encoded by the coding sequence ATGATCACCATCGCGCATCTCGCCGCAACGGCGCTCGGGGATCAGCTCGCGGCGGAGCTGAAGGGCACCTTCGGCACCTCCCAGGCGCCGCTCGCCGAGACGGTCGGATCGGTCGCACGCCTCGCGCTGGAATGCCTGGCCAATTCCGACGCGCTCTATCACGACCTGGAGCACACCCTGCTCGTCACGCAGGTCGGTCTCGACATCCTGCGCGGCCGCACGCTGCTGGAGCCGGTGACGCCGGCCGACTGGGCGCATCTGCTGGTCGCCTGCCTGATGCACGACATCGGCTATGTGCGCGGCCTGATCCGGGGCGATTGCCCGGTGAACGGCTACGTCATCGACGAGACCGGCGCGCGGGTGACCCTGGCCCGCGGGGCCTCGGACGCGGCCCTCACGCCCTACCACGTCGACCGCTCCAAGCTCTTCGTGAAGGCGCGCCTGGGCGGCTCGGCGCTCCTCGACGCCGAGCGCATCGCCGCTGCCATCGAGCAGACCCGCTTCCCGGCTCCGCCCCCGCGCCCGGACGACGATCCGACCGAGGAGGCCTGCCTGGTGCGGGCGGCCGACCTGATCGGCCAGATGGGCGATCCGCTCTACCTGCGCAAGGCCAACGCGCTGTTCCACGAATTCGAGGAGGCGGGCACCAATGCGCGCCTCGGCTATACCTCGCCGGCCGACCTGATCGAACGCTATCCCGACTTCTTCTGGCAGAGCGTGTCCGCGCACCTCGGCGGCGCGCTCAAGTACCTGGAGGTGACGGTGAGCGGGCGCCACTGGATTGCCAGCCTGCAGGCCAACGTCTTCCGGGCCGAGCGTCCGAGCGGCGGCCCGCCGCGGGGCCTGCCCTGA
- a CDS encoding FAD-containing oxidoreductase: protein MSRRFDAIIIGAGQAGPSLAGRLTAAGQEVALIERHLFGGTCVNTGCMPTKALVASAYAAHLARRAADFGIVVPGPVGIDPKAVAARQQAVSATARANVERWLRGMPGCTVITGHARFHGPHAVAVNGEVLEAARIFINVGGRARVPDLPGLDRVPFLTNTTMLQLDSLPEHLVVVGGSYIGLEFAQIYRRFGSAVTVVEQGPRLIGREDPDVSEAVADILLREGIQLRLNAACIRLSPRDGGIAVGVSCEDGPPEVVGSHVLLAVGRQPNTDDLGLEAAGIATDAQGSITVDDELQTNVPGIYALGDCNGRGAFTHTAYNDFEIVAANLLDGARRRVSERIPGYALYTDPPLGRVGLTEAQVRARGRPALIGTRPMTRVGRAVEKSETLGFMKVLVDAESRALLGAAILGTGGDEAVHGILDMMNAGAPAPMLQWAVPIHPTVSELIPTVLGGLRPLA, encoded by the coding sequence ATGAGCCGCCGATTCGACGCGATCATCATCGGGGCCGGTCAGGCCGGGCCCTCGCTTGCCGGCCGCCTGACCGCCGCCGGTCAGGAGGTGGCGCTGATCGAGCGGCATCTCTTCGGCGGCACCTGCGTGAACACCGGCTGCATGCCGACCAAGGCCCTGGTGGCGAGCGCCTACGCGGCCCATCTGGCCCGCCGCGCCGCCGATTTCGGAATCGTGGTGCCGGGTCCGGTCGGCATCGATCCGAAGGCGGTGGCCGCCCGCCAGCAGGCCGTCTCGGCCACGGCCCGCGCCAATGTCGAGCGCTGGCTGCGCGGCATGCCCGGCTGCACGGTGATCACGGGCCATGCCCGCTTCCACGGCCCGCACGCCGTCGCGGTGAATGGAGAGGTGCTGGAGGCCGCGCGCATCTTCATCAATGTCGGCGGCCGGGCCCGGGTGCCGGACCTGCCCGGTCTCGATCGGGTGCCCTTCCTGACCAACACCACGATGCTGCAGCTCGACAGCCTGCCGGAGCATCTCGTGGTGGTGGGCGGCAGCTATATCGGGCTTGAGTTCGCGCAAATCTATCGGCGCTTCGGCAGCGCCGTGACGGTGGTCGAGCAGGGCCCGCGCCTGATCGGCCGCGAGGACCCGGACGTCTCGGAGGCCGTGGCCGACATCCTCCTGCGCGAAGGCATTCAGCTGCGCCTGAACGCCGCTTGCATCCGCCTGAGCCCCCGGGACGGCGGCATTGCGGTCGGCGTGAGCTGCGAGGACGGACCGCCCGAGGTGGTGGGCTCGCACGTGCTGCTCGCCGTCGGCCGGCAACCGAACACGGACGACCTCGGCCTGGAGGCTGCCGGCATCGCCACCGACGCGCAGGGCTCCATCACGGTCGACGACGAGCTCCAGACGAATGTGCCCGGGATCTACGCGCTCGGCGACTGCAACGGGCGCGGCGCCTTCACCCACACCGCCTACAACGACTTCGAGATCGTAGCCGCGAACCTCCTCGACGGGGCGCGCCGGCGCGTGAGCGAGCGCATCCCTGGCTACGCCCTCTATACCGACCCGCCCCTCGGCCGGGTGGGCCTGACGGAAGCGCAGGTGCGGGCGCGCGGCCGGCCGGCGCTGATCGGCACGCGGCCGATGACGCGGGTCGGGCGCGCGGTGGAGAAGAGCGAGACGCTCGGCTTCATGAAGGTGCTGGTGGATGCCGAGAGCCGGGCGCTGCTCGGGGCAGCCATCCTCGGCACCGGGGGTGACGAGGCGGTGCACGGCATTCTCGATATGATGAATGCGGGCGCTCCCGCGCCCATGCTGCAATGGGCGGTGCCGATCCACCCCACCGTGTCCGAGCTCATCCCGACGGTTCTGGGCGGGTTGCGGCCGCTGGCCTGA
- a CDS encoding membrane protein, giving the protein MTTIILALLIGSVAGLRTMTAPAAIAWAARLGFLPLGGTGLAVLGYRFTPFLLTALALAEFVTDQLPSTPSRTVPVQCGARLASGALCGAAIGLPAGSLAGGIVAGVVGAVIGTLGGAAARGRLAAAFGRDRPAAFIEDAVAIIGAAAIVGALP; this is encoded by the coding sequence ATGACCACCATCATCCTCGCGCTCCTGATTGGGTCGGTGGCGGGGCTGCGCACCATGACGGCGCCGGCCGCCATCGCCTGGGCTGCCCGGCTCGGGTTCCTCCCCCTCGGCGGCACCGGGCTCGCCGTCCTGGGCTATCGATTCACCCCCTTCCTCCTCACGGCGCTCGCCCTCGCCGAGTTCGTCACCGACCAGCTGCCAAGCACCCCGAGCCGCACGGTTCCGGTGCAGTGCGGGGCCCGCTTGGCCAGCGGAGCCCTTTGTGGCGCGGCGATCGGCCTCCCGGCGGGGTCCCTCGCCGGGGGGATCGTCGCGGGCGTGGTCGGGGCCGTGATCGGCACTCTCGGGGGCGCCGCCGCGCGGGGCCGCCTCGCCGCCGCCTTCGGCCGGGACCGGCCGGCCGCCTTCATCGAGGACGCGGTCGCCATCATCGGTGCAGCCGCAATCGTGGGAGCTTTGCCATGA
- a CDS encoding amino acid ABC transporter permease has translation MSYEFEFGEVFAYWPELAAGALHTLVLSSLAMAIGMVVAVLGALAKTSGPVWLRWIVDAYIELIRNTPFLIQIFVIFFGLPSAGLRLEPNSAALLALVVNVGAYGIEIIRAGIDSIDPGQIEAGKSLGLKPLQIFRYVVLKPAIQAIYPALTSQFILLMLNSSVCSAIAASELTAAAGDIQSRNFRSFEVYLVVTGIYFALSVVLWGAFAGIEQVFLRKPSRR, from the coding sequence ATGAGCTACGAATTCGAGTTCGGCGAGGTCTTCGCCTATTGGCCGGAGCTCGCGGCGGGCGCGCTCCACACCCTCGTCCTGTCGTCGCTCGCCATGGCGATCGGCATGGTGGTGGCGGTGCTGGGCGCCCTCGCCAAGACCTCGGGCCCGGTCTGGCTGCGCTGGATCGTCGACGCCTATATCGAGCTCATCCGCAACACGCCGTTCCTGATCCAGATCTTCGTGATCTTCTTCGGCCTGCCCTCGGCGGGCCTGCGGCTGGAGCCGAACAGCGCGGCGCTCCTCGCCCTCGTGGTCAATGTCGGGGCCTACGGCATCGAGATCATCCGGGCCGGCATCGACAGCATCGACCCGGGCCAGATCGAGGCCGGCAAGAGCCTCGGCCTCAAGCCGCTCCAGATCTTTCGCTACGTGGTGCTCAAGCCCGCCATCCAGGCGATCTACCCGGCGCTGACGAGCCAGTTCATCCTGCTGATGCTCAATTCCAGCGTCTGCTCGGCGATCGCGGCCAGCGAGCTGACCGCGGCGGCGGGCGACATCCAGTCCCGCAACTTCCGCAGCTTCGAGGTCTACCTCGTGGTGACGGGCATCTACTTCGCGCTGTCGGTGGTTCTGTGGGGGGCCTTCGCGGGAATCGAGCAGGTCTTCCTGCGCAAGCCGAGCCGGCGATAG